From a single Chthonomonadales bacterium genomic region:
- a CDS encoding transposase family protein, with the protein MALSPSLNERFGALPDPRLNRTKRHKLIDILVLAICAMVCGAEDFVAMARFG; encoded by the coding sequence ATGGCGTTATCTCCCTCGCTGAACGAGCGCTTCGGCGCGTTGCCGGATCCCCGCCTGAACCGTACGAAGCGCCACAAGCTCATCGACATCCTGGTGCTGGCCATCTGCGCGATGGTCTGCGGAGCCGAGGATTTCGTAGCCATGGCCCGGTTCGGC